The DNA region CCAGTTCCAGACGCTGGGGCTCTACCTGTACGAGCAGGGGTGGGTGAACCTGCATCTGGGGCGGGCCTCGGCGATCGCCTGGGTGATGCTGCTGATCCTGCTCGTCGTGTTCGGGGCGGCCCGGCTCGTGCGCTCGCGGCTCCGGGGGCGGGCCTGATGCGGGGCAAGGGGAGCGAGGGGGGCGAGCGGGCAGGCTGGGGCACGTACACCCTGCTCCTGCTGTTCTGCGCGGTCTCCCTCTTCCCGCTCGTGTGGGCGGCGGTGGCCGCCTCGCGGACGACCACCCGGCTCGCGCACACCCCGCCGCCGCTGCGCTTCGGCCGGAACCTGCCCGAGCACCTGGCCGTCGCATGGACCGACGCCCGGCTCGGCGCGGCGCTGTTCAACACCGTGCTCGTGGCGGGGCTGATCGCGGCGGGCACGGTCCTGGTGGCGACCCTGGCCGGTTTCGCCTTCGCGCGGCTGCGGTTCCGCTTCCGGGGCGCGCTGTTCGCGCTGGTGGTGGCGACGATGCTGATCCCGCCGCAGCTCGGCGTCGTACCGCTGTATCTGCTCGTGGCCCGGCTGCAGTGGACGGACGAGCTGCGGGCGGTGGTGCTGCCGGGTCTCGTGTCGGCGTTCGGGGTGTTCTTCATGCGGCAGCACCTGCTGCGCGCGCTGCCGGCCGAACTGGTCGAGGCGGCGCGGATGGACGGGGCGGGGCCGCTGCGGATCGTCTGGCACGTGGTGTTCCCGGCGGCGCGCCCGGCGATGGCGGTGCTCGGCACGCTGACCTTCGTGGCGGCCTGGAACGACTTCTTCTGGCCGGTGCTGGTGCTTACCCAGACGGGCAGTCCGACGGTGCAGGTGGCGCTGACCGGTCTGGGCCGCGGCTACATCCCGGACCGCTCGGTGGTGATGGCGGGCGCGTTGCTCGGCACGGTGCCGCTGCTGCTCGTGTTCGCGGTGCTCGGGCGGCTGGTGGTGGGCGGGGTGATGCGGGGCGCGGTGAAGGGGTGAGCCGGGGGACCGGAAAGGAGCGCGCCCCGGACGATGGTGGGGGTGGGACCGTCCGGGGCGCGCGGTGTGGGGGGCCGGAGTGGCTCGGGGTGTGGCTCGGGGTGTGGCTCGGGGTGTGGCTTGCTCGGGGTGCTACTTGTAGGCGCCGAAGGCCTTGGTGAAGGCCAGCGGCTGCTGGAGGATCGAGGAGCAGGTCGGGTCGGCGTAGTTCACGGCGCCGGACGCGCACTGCTTGTCGCGGGTCGCCGACCACATCGCCAGCCAGCCGATGCCCTTGGACTTGGCGAAGTCCACGAGCTGGGTGGCGTCGTCGACCTTGAAGACCTCGGACGAGACGTCGTTGACGCCGATCATCGGGGTGACGGCGACGGCCTTCCAGGCGGCCGCGTCGGAGAGCCCGAGGACGCCCTTGATCTGGGCCTGGGTGGCGGTGGCGGCCTGGATCGCG from Streptomyces fradiae includes:
- a CDS encoding carbohydrate ABC transporter permease, whose product is MRGKGSEGGERAGWGTYTLLLLFCAVSLFPLVWAAVAASRTTTRLAHTPPPLRFGRNLPEHLAVAWTDARLGAALFNTVLVAGLIAAGTVLVATLAGFAFARLRFRFRGALFALVVATMLIPPQLGVVPLYLLVARLQWTDELRAVVLPGLVSAFGVFFMRQHLLRALPAELVEAARMDGAGPLRIVWHVVFPAARPAMAVLGTLTFVAAWNDFFWPVLVLTQTGSPTVQVALTGLGRGYIPDRSVVMAGALLGTVPLLLVFAVLGRLVVGGVMRGAVKG